From Amycolatopsis sp. WQ 127309:
CGCCTGGAGGGCCTGGACGGCCTTCGCCATGGCGAGGTAGGTCTTGCCGGTGCCTGCCGGGCCGATGCCGAAGACGACGGTGTGCTTGTCGATGGCGTCGACGTAGCGCTTCTGGTTGAGCGTCTTGGGCCGGATGGTCTTGCCGCGGCGGGAGACGATGTTGAGGCTGAGCACCTCGGCCGGGGACGCGTCCCCGGTGCTCAGCATCCCGATCGTGCGCCGGACGGTGTCCGGGCCGACCTGCTGCCCGCCGGTGGCGAGGGTGACGAGCTCGGCGAAGACGCGTTCGGCGAAGGCGACGTCGGCGGGGGTGCCGGTCAGGGTGACCTCGTTGCCGCGCACGTGCACGTCGGCGGCGAGGAGTTCCTCGGCGACACGCAGGTTCTCGTCGCGGGAGCCGAGCAGGCTGAGGGCGGCGGCGTCGGGGATCGGGAACCGGGACTGGGCCGCCTGGGTGGCAGCGCTGTCGTCGGTCTTGGGGACGTCTCCGGGGACGTCGGGTCGGGCGGCTCCACCCGGTGCGGTTCCGGCCACGTGGCCTCGGCCCTGCTTTCTCGGTGAGGGACTACTGACCCCTCGATGCTACTGGCACCCACCGACAGAACGCAGACGGGTTTCCGCTAATCAGCCCGCATGAGCCCCGAAGAACCCCAAGGGCTCCCCACCAAGCACATGAGCATGCACGTGGAACACAGTCTGCCCGGCATCCCCATCAGTGTTGAAAACCACCCGGTACCCACTCCCAAGGATGCCCTCCAACTCGGCAACCTTACGAGCAGTAGCAACAACCTCACCCAAGAGAGACGGATCCCCGGCAGCCAACTCAGCAAGGTTCCGGTACCGCTTCTTGGGCACCACAAGCACATGAACCCGAGCCTGAGGCCGAATATCCCGGAACGCAAAGGTCGTCTCGTCCGAGTACACAACATCGGCAGGGATCTCACCAGCAATGATCCGCTCGAAGAGCGTCTCGTCCTCACTCATAGGAGGAACCCTATCGACCAACCCCGCAAGCCGACCACACGAACCGATGCGAGTGAAGCGAGCGAGCAACCCGACCACACGAGGCGAGGGCCGAAGGCCCGAGCAAGGAACGCGCCTTTTGAACGAGAGAAACACAAAAGCCGCGGGGGTCCGGGGCTTGCCCCGGCTGGGGGTCTGGGGGTTTGACCCCCAGAGGGCATCGCGAACGCAGAAGCGGCGTTGGAGCGAGCGAAGCGAGAGAAAACGCCGCGGCGCGGTAGATCCTGGGGGTCGATCTACCGCGTCCGCGGCTCCGCCGGACCGAGGGGGGAGGTGCCCGGCGGGGTCTGTGTTTTCCCAGTGGCGCGCCGAAACACTGTGTGGCGCGTTAGTAAACGAGAGTAACGGGTCGGAGCGTGATCGCGCCATAACTGGGCGCAAAAACCGGCCTTTTTTTCGGGGGTGATCTTTTCACTGCCACCGGGTGGTGAGGGCGCCCAGCGCGCCGAGGGCGACGGCCGCGGCGGTGGAGGTGCGCAGGACGGTGGTGCCGAGGCGGACGGCCCGGGCACCGGCTTCGCGCAGGGTGTGGAGTTCGTCGTCGGTGATGCCGCCTTCGGGGCCGACGACGAGGAGGACGTCGCCGGTGTCGGGCAGCGTCAGGTCGGTGAGGCGGTCGGGGACGTCGGACTCGAGGACGATGACCAGGGACATCGTCGTGGCGAGACCGGCGAGCTCGCGGGTGCCGACGGGTTCGGTGACGTCGGGGACGTGCGCGCGGCGGGCCTGTTTCGCGGCGGCGCGGGCGGTGGTGCGCCAGCGGGCGAGGGCCTTGTCGCCGCGGCCGCCGTCGTCCCACTTGGCGACGCTGCGGGCGGCGCGCCAGGGGACGATGGCGTCGGCGCCGGCCTCGGTGGCGAGTTCGACGGCGAGTTCGCCGCGGTCGCCCTTGGCGAGGGCTTGGGCCACTACGACGCGCAGCGCGGGTGGTTCCTCGGTCCAGCGTTCTTCGATCGTGAGGGTCAGCTGCGCGTCGCGGCCGGGCTGGACGGCGTCGACGACGCAGCGGGCCAGGCCGCCCGCGCCGTCGGAGAGGATCAGCCGCTCCCCCACGCGCAGGCGGCGGACGGTCGCCGCGTGCCGGGCTTCCTCGCCGTCGAGCACGGTGCGCCCGGAGGCGGGCACCGAGGCGGCGAGGAAGACCGGCAGGGTGGTGTCGGGCACAGCGCAGCTCAGCGGTGGTTCTTGGCGCGCAGCTTGGAGAACAGGCCGCCGTGCTTGTTGCCGTTGGACGCCAGGGTCGGGACTTCCTCGCCGCGCTGCGTGGCGAGGTCCATGAGCAGCTCGCGCTGGGCCTCGTCGAGCTTGGTCGGGACGACGACGTCGATGTGGACGTGGAGGTCGCCGCGGCCGTCGACGCGGCCCGAGGACCGCAGCCGGGGCATGCCCTTGCCGGTGAGGACCAGCTCGGCGTTGGGCTGGGTGCCCGGTTCGACGTCGAGCTCGTAGTCGCCGTCGACGAGGGTCGCTATGGGCACCGTGGCGCCGAGCGCGGCCGTGGTCATCGGGATGCGGAAGTTGCAGTGCAGGTCGTGGCCCTGGCGGACGAAGACCTCGTGCGGGGTCTCGTCGATCTCGACGTAGAGGTCGCCGGCCGGGCCGCCGCCGGGGCCGACCTCGCCCTGGCCGGACAGCCGGATGCGCATGCCGTCGCCGACGCCCGGCGGGATCTTCGCGGTGACGTTGCGGCGGGCGCGGATGCGGCCGTCGCCGCCGCACTGGCGGCAGGGGTCGGAGATGACCTCGCCGAAGCCTCGGCAGACCGGACAGGGGCGGGCCGTGACGACCTGGCCGAGGAAGGACCGCTGGACGGACTGGACCTCGCCGGCGCCGCCACAGGTGTCGCAGGTCTTGACGCCGGTGCCCTCGGTGGTGCCCGCGCCGCGGCAGAGGTCGCAGACGATCGCGGTGTCGACCGCGATCTCCTTGTCCACGCCGGTCGCGCAGTCCTCGAGGCTGAGGCCGAGCCGGATCAGGGCGTCGGAACCGGGCTGGACGCGGCTGCGCGGGCCACGCCCGCGACCGCCGCCACCGCCACCGGCCGCGCCGAAGAAGGCGTCCATGATGTCGCCGAGGCCGCCGAAGCCGGCGAACGGGTCGCCGCCCCCCGCGCCGCCGCGGCCGCCGCCGTCCATCGGGTCGCCGCCGAGATCGACGATCTTGCGCTTCTGCGGGTCGGACAGCACCTCGTAGGCGGTCGTCACCTCGCCGAACTTGTGCTGCGCGTCCTCCGACGGGTTGACGTCGGGGTGCAGCTCTCGGGCCAGCTTCCGGTACGCGCGCTTGATGTCCTGGTCGCTCGCGTTCTTCGCCACCCCGAGGATGCCGTAGTAGTCCCTCGCCACCGTCTCTGCTTCTCCTTCTGCTCTGCCCGGCTCAGCGGCCGGACAGGATCTGACCCACGTAGTTGGCGACCGCGCGCACCGCGGCGATCGTGCCGGGGTAGTCCATCCGGGTCGGGCCGACCACCCCCATGCCGCCGAGCACCATGTCCTGGCCGTACCCGATCGAGACGACCGAGGTGCTGCGCATCTGCTCGTCCTCATTTTCCTCACCGATGCGCACCGTGATCGCACCGGGGTTGCGGGTGGCGGCGAGGAGCTTGAGGACGACGACCTGCTCCTCGAGCGCTTCGAGGACCTGGCGCAGCGAGCCGGGGAAGTCCGCGACGTTGCGGGTGAGGTTCGCCGTACCGCCCAGGACCAGGCGTTCTTCGGGGTGTTCGGCCAGTGACTCGACCAGCACCGTGCACACGCGGATGAGCGCGTCGCGCAGTTCGCCGGGCGACTTGTCGGGGAGTTCGGCGACGCGCGCGGCGGCCTCGTTGAGCCGCCGGCCGGCCATCGCGGCGTTGAGCACCGTGCGCAACCGCGCGACGCCGTCCTCGGTGATGACGTCGCCGAGGTCGACGGTCCGCTGGTCGACGCGGCCGGAGTCGGTGATCAGCACCAGCATGAGCCGGGCCGGGGTCAGCGGCACCACTTCGAGGTGGCGCACCGCGGCGTTGGTCAGCATCGGGTACTGGACGACGGCGACCTGCCGGGTCAGCTGCGCGAGCAGCCGGACCGAGCGGCGCAGGACGTCGTCGAGGTCCGTGCCGCTGTCGAGGAACGTCGTGATCGCGCGGCGCTCGGCCGCGCTCAGCGGCTTGATCTCGGACAGCCGGTCGACGAAGAGCCGGTAGCCCTTGTCGGTCGGGATCCGCCCGGCGCTGGTGTGCGGCTGGGTGATGTAGCCCTCTTCTTCGAGGGTGGCCATGTCGTTGCGCACGGTCGCGCTGGACACGCCCAGGTTGTGCCGTTCGACGATCGTCTTCGAGCCGACCGGCTCCTGGTTGGAGACGTAGTCGGCGACGATCGCGCGCAGCACGTCGAAGCGGCGTTCGTCCGCGTTGGCCACCCGTTCCTCACCCACTTCGCTCGCTGCTCATGCCGAGTTTACGGAAGCCTGAGCCGGTCGCGCTCAACACCGCCCGTCTCGCCCCGGGTAAAGAACGGACAAATGAATTCCCATGCGTTGTTCTCGGAAAGATTTTCCGGGTTGTCGGCGGAACCGAAACGGGGTTTGCTGCCTCTGATCCGCATGCCCTTCCCCGACTTTCGAGGTCGCCGTGAACACCACTGAATCCGCTTCGGCCGGTATGCCCGAAATCGCCCGGCGCGCCGCGGAGGCCAAGGTCCGGCTCCAGCACATCTCGGCGACGGCCACGAGCGCCGACGGCGCCGTCACGGTGACCGTCAACACCAGCGGTGCGCTGCAGGAACTCACCTTCGGCCCGCGTGCCGACGAGCTGCCGCGCGCCCGCCTCGCCGCCGCCGTCGTGGCCACCGCGAGACGCGCCCAGGTGCAGGCGGCCCAGCAGCTGACGAGCGTGATGGCGCCGGTGATCGGCGCCGGCAGCGACGCGATGAAATTCCTCCGGGAACAGATTCCGGAGCCCGAATTGCCCGAAGAGGAATCACCTCGGGATTTCCCCCGGAAACCGCCGCCGCGGCCGGGTGACGACGAGGACTTCGGCGGCCCGATCCTGCGCCGGGGGCTGTGATGGCGGCCATGAAGGTCGACTTCGACGTCCTCGGCGGCCACGAGGACGAGATCCGCGAGATCGCCGGCCGGGTGCAGCAGGCGCTCGACGCCGCGGGCACCGCCCAGGCGCTCGACTTCGACGCGTTCGGCATCGTCGGGCAGGTCTTCGCCGTCCCGATCCAGGGGTGGGTCGACCAGGCCGACGGCTTCCTCCAGGCCGCCGTCGACGCCG
This genomic window contains:
- the dnaJ gene encoding molecular chaperone DnaJ, with product MARDYYGILGVAKNASDQDIKRAYRKLARELHPDVNPSEDAQHKFGEVTTAYEVLSDPQKRKIVDLGGDPMDGGGRGGAGGGDPFAGFGGLGDIMDAFFGAAGGGGGGRGRGPRSRVQPGSDALIRLGLSLEDCATGVDKEIAVDTAIVCDLCRGAGTTEGTGVKTCDTCGGAGEVQSVQRSFLGQVVTARPCPVCRGFGEVISDPCRQCGGDGRIRARRNVTAKIPPGVGDGMRIRLSGQGEVGPGGGPAGDLYVEIDETPHEVFVRQGHDLHCNFRIPMTTAALGATVPIATLVDGDYELDVEPGTQPNAELVLTGKGMPRLRSSGRVDGRGDLHVHIDVVVPTKLDEAQRELLMDLATQRGEEVPTLASNGNKHGGLFSKLRAKNHR
- a CDS encoding YbaB/EbfC family nucleoid-associated protein → MNTTESASAGMPEIARRAAEAKVRLQHISATATSADGAVTVTVNTSGALQELTFGPRADELPRARLAAAVVATARRAQVQAAQQLTSVMAPVIGAGSDAMKFLREQIPEPELPEEESPRDFPRKPPPRPGDDEDFGGPILRRGL
- a CDS encoding histidine triad nucleotide-binding protein, which produces MSEDETLFERIIAGEIPADVVYSDETTFAFRDIRPQARVHVLVVPKKRYRNLAELAAGDPSLLGEVVATARKVAELEGILGSGYRVVFNTDGDAGQTVFHVHAHVLGGEPLGFFGAHAG
- the hrcA gene encoding heat-inducible transcriptional repressor HrcA, whose translation is MANADERRFDVLRAIVADYVSNQEPVGSKTIVERHNLGVSSATVRNDMATLEEEGYITQPHTSAGRIPTDKGYRLFVDRLSEIKPLSAAERRAITTFLDSGTDLDDVLRRSVRLLAQLTRQVAVVQYPMLTNAAVRHLEVVPLTPARLMLVLITDSGRVDQRTVDLGDVITEDGVARLRTVLNAAMAGRRLNEAAARVAELPDKSPGELRDALIRVCTVLVESLAEHPEERLVLGGTANLTRNVADFPGSLRQVLEALEEQVVVLKLLAATRNPGAITVRIGEENEDEQMRSTSVVSIGYGQDMVLGGMGVVGPTRMDYPGTIAAVRAVANYVGQILSGR
- a CDS encoding 16S rRNA (uracil(1498)-N(3))-methyltransferase, with amino-acid sequence MPDTTLPVFLAASVPASGRTVLDGEEARHAATVRRLRVGERLILSDGAGGLARCVVDAVQPGRDAQLTLTIEERWTEEPPALRVVVAQALAKGDRGELAVELATEAGADAIVPWRAARSVAKWDDGGRGDKALARWRTTARAAAKQARRAHVPDVTEPVGTRELAGLATTMSLVIVLESDVPDRLTDLTLPDTGDVLLVVGPEGGITDDELHTLREAGARAVRLGTTVLRTSTAAAVALGALGALTTRWQ
- a CDS encoding type VII secretion target, with translation MKVDFDVLGGHEDEIREIAGRVQQALDAAGTAQALDFDAFGIVGQVFAVPIQGWVDQADGFLQAAVDAGHDVADRVKTAHTAFSEHEQHTKSLIEGIGKELPA